From Symphalangus syndactylus isolate Jambi chromosome X, NHGRI_mSymSyn1-v2.1_pri, whole genome shotgun sequence, the proteins below share one genomic window:
- the INTS6L gene encoding integrator complex subunit 6-like isoform X7 — protein sequence MSELKNLQASGLTTLGQALRSSFDLLNLNRLISGIDNYGQGRNPFFLEPSILITITDGNKLTSTAGVQEELHLPLNSPLPGSELTKEPFRWDQRLFALVLRLPGVASTEPEQLGSVPTDESAITQMCEVTGGRSYCVRTQRMLNQCLESLVQKVQSGVVINFEKTGPDPLPIGEDGLMDSSRPSNSFAAQPWHSCHKLIYVRPNSKTGVPVGHWPIPESFWPDQNLPSLPPRTSHPVVRFSCVDCEPMVIDKLPFDKYELEPSPLTQYILERKSPHTCWQVFVTSSGKYNELGYPFGYLKASTTLTCVNLFVMPYNYPVLLPLLDDLFKVHKLKPNLKWRQAFDSYLKTLPPYYLLPLKKALRMMGAPNLISDNLDCGLSYSVISYLKKLSQQTKLESERILASVGKKPPQEIGIKVKNHSGGGMSLTHNKNFRKLLKEITGETALRLTELNTKEFAGFQIGLLNKDLKPQTYRNAYDIPRRGLLDQLTRMRSNLLKTHKFIVGQDEDSLHSVPVAQMGNYQEYLKTLASPLREIDPDQPKRLHTFGNPFKQDKKGMMIDEADEFVAGPQNKVKRPGEPNSPMSSKRRRSMSLLLRKPQTPPTVTNHVGGKGPPSASWFPSYPNLIKPTLVHTDATVIHDGHEEKMENGQITPDGFLSKSAPSELINMTGDLMPPNQLDSLSDDFTSLGKDGLIQKAGSNAFVGGAKNCNLSVDDQKDPVASTLGIMPNTLQITPAMAQGINADIKHQLMKEVRKFGRKYERIFILLEEVQGPLEMKKQFVEFTIKEAARFKRRVLIQYLEKVLEKIDSHHLLNNINHINSRSSC from the exons ATGAGCGAACTAAAAAATCTTCAGGCTTCTGGACTGACTACTCTTGGTCAGGCTCTAAGATCCTCATTTGATTTGTTAAATCTCAATAGATTAATATCTGGAATAGACAATTATGGACAG ggGAGAAATCCATTTTTTTTAGAACCATCTATTTTAATTACCATCACAGATGGAAACAAGTTAACAAGTACTGCTGGTGTTCAAGAAgag CTCCATCTTCCTTTGAAttcccctctgcctggaagtGAACTAACCAAAGAACCTTTTCGTTGGGATCAAAGGTTATTTGCCCTGGTGTTGCGTTTGCCTGGAGTGGCTTCTACCGAACCAGAGCAACTAGGGAGCGTACCAACTGATGAATCTGCCATCACACAGATGTGTGAAGTCACAGGAG GTCGCTCCTACTGTGTGAGAACACAAAGAATGTTGAATCAATGTTTAGAATCTCTGGTTCAAAAAGTTCAGAGTGGTGTagttattaattttgaaaaaacaggaccAGATCCACTTCCTATTGGAGAAG aTGGACTTATGGATTCATCTAGGCCAAGCAATTCATTTGCTGCTCAGCCATGGCATAGTTGTCATAAACTCATTTATGTACGACCTAACTCTAAAACTGGTGTTCCTGTTGGACATTGGCCAATTCCAGAATCTTTTTGGCCAGATCAGAATTTACCTTCACTA cctCCACGAACATCTCATCCTGTTGTGAGGTTCTCCTGTGTAGACTGTGAGCCAATGGTAATAGACAAACTTCCTTTTGACAAATATGAACTTGAACCTTCGCCCTTAACTCAGTATATCTTAGAACGAAAGTCTCCCCATACCTGCTGGCAG GTATTTGTTACTAGCAGTGGAAAGTACAATGAACTTGGATATCCATTTGGTTATTTAAAAGCTAGTACAACTTTAACTTGTGTAAACCTCTTTGTGATGCCTTACAACTACCcagttttacttcctcttttag ATGACTTGTTTAAAGTTCACAAGCTTAAGCCAAATCTGAAGTGGCGACAGGCTTTTGACAGCTACTTAAAAACTCTGCCTCCATACTACCTATta CCATTAAAGAAAGCACTAAGGATGATGGGAGCTCCAAATCTGATATCAGATAATTTAGATTGTGGACTTAGTTACAGTGTTATCTCTTACCTTAAAAAACTCAGCCAACAG ACCAAACTAGAGTCAGAACGAATACTAGCATCAGTGGGGAAGAAACCTCCCCAGGAAATTGGAATTAAAGTGAAAAATCATTCTGGAGGTGGCATGTCCTTGActcacaataaaaattttagaaaactatTGAAAGAAATCACAGGGGAAACTGCGCTTAGACTGACAGAATTGAACACCAAAGAATTTGCTGGCTTCCAAATTGGGCTCTTAAACAAG GATTTGAAACCTCAGACATACAGAAATGCTTATGATATTCCCCGTAGAGGTCTTTTAGACCAGCTGACCAGAATGAGATCCAATCTGCTGAAAACACACAAGTTTATTGTTGGACAAGATGAAG ATTCCCTTCATAGTGTTCCAGTTGCACAAATGGGTAACTATCAGGAATATCTGAAGACATTGGCTTCTCCACTACGAGAGATTGATCCAGACCAACCCAAAAGACTGCATACTTTTGGCAATCCATTTAAACAAGATAAGAAG GGAATGATGATTGATGAAGCAGATGAGTTTGTAGCAGGGCCACAAAACAAAGTGAAACGTCCAGGGGAACCCAACAGTCCTATGTCATCTAAGAGAAGGCGGAGTATGTCCCTGCTGTTGAGGAAACCACAAACACCACCTACTGTAACTAACCATGTGGGCGGAAAGGGACCACCCTCAGCCTCGTGGTTCCCATCTTATCCAAACCTCATAAAACCCACCCTTGTACATACAG atgctacTGTCATTCACGATGGCCATGAGGAGAAGATGGAAAATGGTCAGATCACACCTGATGGCTTCCTGTCAAAATCTGCTCCATCAGAGCTTATAAATATGACAGGAGATCTTATGCCACCCAACCAATTGGATTCTCTGTCTGACGACTTCACAAGTCTCGGCAAAGATGGGCTGATTCAAAAAGCTGGTAGTAACGCATTTGTAGGAGGAGCCAAAAACTGCAATCTCTCCGTAGATGACCAAAAAGACCCAGTAGCATCTACTTTGGGAATTATGCCAAATACATTACAAATCACTCCTGCTATGGCACAAGGAATCAATGCTGATATAAAACATCAATTAATGAAGGAAGTTCGAAAGTTTGGACGAA aatatgaaagaattttcattttgcttGAAGAAGTGCAAGGACCTCTGGAGATGAAGAAACAGTTTGTTGAATTTACCATCAAAGAAGCCGCAAG GTTTAAAAGACGAGTCCTAATTCAGTACCTTGAGAAGGTACTAGAAAAAATAGATTCCCACCACCTTCTCAACAACATTAATCACATCAACAGCAGATCATCATGTTAG